The Acidobacteriota bacterium genomic interval CCCCCCACCTACTATCCGACCGCCTATTTCATGCCTTTCCCCGCTGGCCGCTTACATCCCCGTCCCTCCGCCCGGGCCCGGGGGGGGGCTCCACAGACTGTGGAGCCCCGCGAACCGCATTCTGAAGTCGTTTGACCGCAGACACAATTCCTTTGAGGATTCGGGTTCGTGTTATCCAGCCCAACGCCCGGCACAGCCCGCATACTCCTTGTCGTTCTTGTCTGGACCCTGACGTCGGAAATCGCGCTCGGGACCGATCTCCGGGTGCTGCCGGCATCGGCACGACCGGACGGCGAAGTCCGGTTGCTTCGGGATCATCTCCGGCCACTCGTCCACGCCGCGCTGGACCGGCGTCTGCAGGCGTACGAAGCGCTGAAGACCCCTGAGCAGATCCGGGATTACCAGGAGCGCCTGCGAGCCGAATTCATCGAAAGCCTGGGGGGATTCCCGGAACGCACTCCCCTGCGTCCCCGAGTCGTGGGCCGGCTGACGGGCGACGGGTTTCGAGCCGAAAAGCTGATCTACGAGAGCCGGCCCGGCTTCCACGTGACGGCGGTCCTGTACCTGCCGGAGGCCGAACCGCCGTACCCCGGCGTCCTGGTCCCCTGCGGCCACAGCGAGAACGGAAAGGCGGCCGAACTCTACCAGCGGGCGGCCATCCTGATGGCCAGGAACGGTCTGGCGGTGCTCTGCTACGACCCCGTCGGCCAAGGGGAGCGGAAGCAGATTCTCGAGGACGGCGCGCCACGGTCGGAGCCCGCGAAGGGGCGGTTTCGGCCCACCGAAGAACACAACCTGGCCGGCGTCGCCCCCATTTTGCTGGGCCGGAACCTGGCGACTTATCGCATCTGGGACGGGATCCGCAGCATCGATTACCTGGCGGGACGGGACGACGTCGACGAGTCGCGCATCGGCTGCACCGGAAACTCGGGCGGCGGCCTCATGACCGCCTACCTGATGGCGCTCGATCCGAGGATCGCCGCTGCGGCGTCCAGTTGTTTCATCACCACCACCCGCCGCAAGAACGACGACCCCGGTCCGGGCGACGCCGAGCAGAACATCTACGCACAGACCGCCTACGGCATGGACCACGCGGACTACATCCTGATGAGAGCGCCTAAGCCTGCGTTGATTCTTGCCGCCACCAAGGACTTCGTGCCCATTGCGGGCGCCTGGGAGACATACCGGCAAGCCAAACGGCTCTACACGCGGTTGGGCGTCGCGGAGCGGGTCGGCCTGGTGGAGGCGGACGAGAAGCACGGGTTCTCCCTCCATCTGCGCACCGGCGCCTGCCGCTGGATGCGTCGGTGGCTGCTGGACCGGGTCGACGAGGTGAACGAGCCGGACTTCGACGTCTTCTCCGACCGGCAGCTTCAATGCACGCCCCAGGGGCAGGTTCTGTTGCTGGAGGGCGCACGCTCGGTGTTCCAACTCTACCGAGCCGAGGAGGAGAGGCTCCGGCGGCATCGCGAGCGGTCGTGGCAGCCAAAGACCGACCAGGAGCGAAGAACCCAGGTGAGGGAAACCGCGGGCATCCGTCCCCTCTCGGAGATCCCGCCACCGGCAGTCCAAGCGTACGGCACGGTCCGGCGCACCGGTTACCGCATCGAGAAGTTGATCCTGCAGTCCGCCGGCGGGTTTCCACTGCCGGCGCTGCGGTTCGTTCCCGAGCACTCGCGAGGCGAGTGGACGCTGTACCTGAACGGGCGGGGAAAGCAGATCGACGCGGGTCCCGGAGGGCCCATTGAGTCTCTGGCGCGCGGCGGGCATCCGGTGCTGGCCGTGGATCTGACCGGCTTGGGGGAGACCGAGTCCACGGCGTGGCGGTACGACCCGAAATACATCGGAAACAACTCGGCAGAGTATTTCATCGCCTACATGCTGGGACGTTCACTCGTCGGCATGCGGGCTGAGGACATACTCGCCTGCGCGCGTTACCTGCGCGTAGCGGCCGAGGAGGCGAAGCGAGTGAACCTGGTCGCCGTGGGAAGAGCCGGGATTGCCGCGCTCCACGCCGCGGCCGTGGAGCCGGAGCTGTTTGGCCGGGTCGGCATCCGTGACTCCATCGACAGTTGGAGGCGCGTCGTCGAAACCGACGTCACCGTGGATCAACTCGAGAACACGGTCCACGGAGCGCTCCGCTGGTACGATCTGGGAGACTTGGCCCGGCTGGCGGGGAAGGACCGGGTCGTTTTCGACAGGATCCGGACCGCATCCGGCGCCTTGTTGGAATCGGTCGGCGAACGGGGGGGACCGGGCGATTAGGAAATCGCCCTTCCGGCCGGAGCGGGAGCGGCGGTTTCCTAACCGCCGAACTCCCCGAGGAGCGGCGGTTTCCTAACCGCCGATTCTTTAGACTTCGGCGAACCGGGGGTTAAGGACGAAGAGGGAAAAAACAGCCCCCCTCCAAGGAGACCAAATGAGAGTCATTCTGATTGGCTGCGAATACGCGGGGACCACAACGCTGGCCGACGGAATCCAGCGCTGGAGTCATGAGGTCATGGGCGAGGACAACGGTCTCAGGGCCTTCCATGACCATTGGAAGATCCCGCACGTCAGCGGGCATCCCGGACTCGACGACGAAAACCTGTTCACGCCGGAAGAGCAGGAGCAGTTCCTGGCCCTGACCCCCAAGACCAAGGAGATGATCCAGCGCTACAGCGTCACCTACCACCTCACGCCGGGCGCGCTTCGCAATCCGGACTACGTTTCCGTCGGCCTCCACATCGAAAACGCCATCTACGGGGCGCTGTACTTCGGCTACTACACCGGAGAGCAGGCCTGGATGCGCCGGGCCGTTCTGGACCACTTCGAAGAGAGCATCCAGGAGTTCGCGCCCGACATGCCGCTGGTGCTGGTGAAGGCTTCGCCCGAGACCATCGGCCGGCGCATGAAGGAGAACCCCCATCCCAACGGCGTGCTGCAGGAACCCGACATCGAGCGGGTGCTGGAAGAGTTCGAGGCCGAGTTCGAACGGTCGTCCATGCGCAACAAGTTCAGCATCGACACGACCCGCAGGACACCGGAGGAGACGTTGGCCCGGTTCCTGGAAAAGTTCGAGCCCTACCTCAACGAGGCCGACAAACTCCGCATCCTGATCCACCGGGCCCGCCGGCGGGGCGAGTGGATCTGAACATTTGCCGGGAGAAGAATCGCCATGACGGACATCATCAGGGTCGGCATCATCGGAGCGGGAAAGATCGCCCAGGCCCGGCACATCCCTCTGCTGCTGAGGGTTCCCGGCGTCGAGATCACCCACGCCTGGTCCCGCCGGAAGGAAACGGCTCGAACGGCGGCCCGGAAGTTCAATATTCCCAACCTGGTCGAGCGCTGGGTGCAGATCATCGAAAACCGCGGCATCGACGCCGTGGTGATCGCCACCCCGCCTCACCTCCACCTGCCGGCCACCGTAGCCGCCCTGGATGCCGGCAAGCGCGTTCTCTGTCAGGCGAGGATGGCGCGTAACCTGCACGAGGCCCGGCAGATGCTGGAAGCCTCCCGGAAGACCGACCTGGTCACCTCCCTCTATGCGGCCGGTTTCGGCCTCAAGGGGGACCGGGTGATGCGCCGGCTGCTCAGTCAGGGCTACGTGGGAGACCTCCGGGAAGTGCGGGTCACGTCGCTGGTTCCGGCCCTTCCCGAGTCCGGCGCCTGGCTGGTGAACCCGGAGGTGGTGGGCGTCAACACCATGATGCTGGGGATCCTGGCCGAGGTCGTCTACCGCTGGATCGACCCTCCCGTCTCCCTGATCGCCACTACCGGCGAAGACCTGTTGTCCGTGCCCCAGTCCCTGTCCATCGGGGCCGAGTTGCAGGGAGGAGCAACCGCCAGCTTTCACCTTTCGTTCCGGGTTCCCCGGGGTCCGGGCAGCTCGGTGGAGATCTACGGCACGCGGGGAGCGCTGGATTACAAGCTGCTGGTTGAAAAACCGGGAGGGCTGGTGGAAGACGAAGAACTGTTCGGCATGACCCGCGGGGATACCGGGATGCACCCCATCGAAATGCCGCGGGAGGAACGGCGGGACCGAACCATGGACGCCGAGTTCATCGAGGCCATCCGGCGCGGCACGCCGGTGGCTCCCGATTTCGCAGAAGGGATCCGCTACATGGAGTTCTGCGAGGCGGTGGCCCAGTCGATCTACGAAGGCAGGAGGATCTCCATGCCGCCGGAGCCGAAGATGGACTCCTGGGGCCGTCCGCTCTAAGTCGCCTACAACCTTTCCACAGTTTTCCCAGAAGTTTTCCACAACCTTGGACCAAGCCAGCTTCGGCACCCTAAACGCCCTGGTTCTCGTAGCCTACCTGCTGGGAGTCACCGTGCTGGCGCTGGCGCTGGCCGGACGCCAGCGGAACACCGAGTCCTATTTTCTGGCCGGACGCAGCATGCCCTGGCTGGCCGTCGCGTTGAGCACCGTCGCCAGCATGCTGAGCGGCCTCACCTACCTGGGAGCTCCGGCGGCGGCCTACAAGGACAACGCCTCCCTCATGCTGGCGGGCCCGGCGGCGCTGCTGGCCACGCCGCTGATGATCGCTCTCTATTTTCCCATCTACCGAAGGCTCAAGGTCACGACCATCTACGAATACGTCAACGCACGCTTTGGGAACCGTGCCCGCTACGCCGCCTCGGCTCTGGCCGTGCTTCAGATCCAGGGCTGGATGGGAATCGCCCTTTTCGCCCCCGCCCTGGCTCTTTCCACCGTCACCGGGATCGATCTGACCCGCGCCATCCTGCTCATGGGTCTGGTGGCCACGGCGTACACCTGCACGGGAGGACTGGCGGCCGTCATCTGGACCGACGTGATCCAGTTCGTGATCCTGACCACGGGCGCGGTGGTGGTCGCGTTCTCGCTGGTCGACCGGCTCCCGGGAGGCCTGGATCAATTCTTCGAGATCGTCCTGACCGCGGACAAGTTGGGGGTGACCGATCTCCGGTTCGACCTGGCCGAGGCCACCGGACTGGCGGTCTTACTCTGTTACTTCATCAGCGGATTCGGATACGGGAACAACCAGGTGGTCATGCAGCGTCTGCTCGCGGCCAGGAGCCTCCGCGAAATGACGCGGGCGCTGTTGCTGGACCGGGTGCTGGAAATCCTGTTGGCCGCGCTGCTCTACATGATCGGACTCGGGATCTTCGCTTATTTCCTAGTATATCCCGAGCATCTGGCTCCGGGAGTCGCCGGCGACCGGATCCTGCCCTACTACATCGTCCATGCCCTTCCGGCCGGCTTCTCGGGCCTGCTCATCGCCGCCGTCTTCGCCGCGGCCATGTCCACGGTGGATTCGGGGATCCACTCCTCAGCCACCATGATCCAGGTCGATTTCGTGACCCCCCTCAGGAAGCGTGCCCTGACCCAGCGGCAGAGCCTGATGCTGGCCCGGGCCTTGACGGCGGGGCTGGGCCTGCTGGCCACCGCCGCCGCCCTGTTGGTATCGGAAGGCGCCGGCATTCTGGAAACCATGAGCAAGGTGGGCGGCCTCACGGCCGCGCCGGTCACGGGCCTCTTTCTGTTGGGAGTCCTGACCCGGAGGGGACATTTCCCGGCCTGGCTGGCCGCCACCGTGGGGATCTCGCTTCCGCTCAGCATCTACGTGCAGAACTTCGTCGAGATGCACTGGATCTTCTACACGCCCGTCGCGCTGTTGAGCTGCCTCTGCGGGTCCTGGCTCTTCAGCCTGCTGCCGAGATCACGGTCGAGCGAGGATCGTGACCTCGAGGGATTGACGATCTGGGACCGGCGAAAAGGATAGGAGCGGGAGTTGTTAACCCCCGATTCCGGATCGTACAGGCGAACCGGGACGTCCATATTCCAGCCATGCCGCGGCATCGGCGTTCGTGCTCCTGGGAACCCAATTAACGTCCTGGCCTGACTCCGTGCGCACCGGAGTCTCGTGGTTCCAGTCCCTCAGTCGTTGAGATAGACGAACCCTGGTCCTATGTCGCCAGCAAGGATCAGCGTGGGACATCGGCGGACCCGGAGACGGCCGGCACCCAGTGGATCTTCATCGCCATGGGCCGGGATAGCAAATGGAAGCCGGGCTGTCCGATTCGATCTGGCACATGGTCCATGCTCCCATGGTGGTACCATCCGTCGCTGCCATCGAGTCCTGTGTTAACTTTTCGGTAGCGAAGGTATAATTACGACTGGGACCTCGTTGAACCACAACTGAGAATCGGAGTCTCAAATGCCCGAAGCCCTCGCACTATCCCCCAGCTTGCCCGCATACTTTTGGGCAATGACACTTGAATCCATCACGGTTGACGAGACGAATTGGAATTTGACCCACGTGATCGGTGTCGGGGCAGGGATCACTGCGATTCTTTGTGCTATTGCGGCCGCAATCAATGGACTGATGAAGGCAGGGGCACGGAGACAAAAAATCAACGACCTATTGACGGCAACCGAGGATTTTCCAGAGTGGAGGGGGCGCGTTGACAGACGCCTTGCCAAAATCGAAGACAAAATCGGAAACCTCATCTTGTTTCTGTTGGGAGGACCAAGGGAGGCTCTGTTTGGAACGAACAGCCCAATGACCTTGACCTCTCATGGCAAAGAGGCGGCACGCTCGATTGATGCGTCTTCATGGGCCAAGGGTGAAGTGGAAAAGCACCGAGCGGAAGTCGCCGGGAAGTCTGACTACCGGATTCAAGAATACTGCATTCGATATTGCCTGTTTGAGTACACTCCCTCCGAATCCTATTTGGCTGTGCTGGAAAAATGCGCTTTTGAAATGGGAGTGCAAATGGACGGCATCTTGCAGGTCTTGGCGATTGTGCTTCGAGACGAGTTGAGCAAGTCGTAGCCCCGCCCTTGGGCGCCATTGTTGGAATCCCCCTCATTAGCGACCCGCACCGGCGGCCCTCCGGCATGATCCCCCGAGAAACTGGTGGCGTGGGCGGCAATGTTCGGGTGGGGCGCGAGGGGTGTCCGCGGCGGTCCGGCCGGGCCGGGATATGACACGAACCCAGCATGACGACATGGTACGAACTCAGATTCAGTTCGAAGAAAGGCAATATCAGCAGATCCGATCTCTGGCTCATCGGAAGAGGATTTCGATTTCCGAAGCGGTTCGCCGCCTCGTCCGACAGAGTCTCCGAGAAGGATTAAAGGAAAAACAGTCCGGCGTGGAGGGGCTGTTGAGCATTGCCGGTATTGCATCCAGCGGCGTGAAGGATCTGGGCCGTCGTCACGACGACTACCTGGCGGAAATCTACGACGAATGACGTCGATCTTCGTCGACACTTCAGCCCCGTAAAGGGTCAACCCACCTCAAACCAGCCACTTCTCTTCGTTCGGTTTCCTCATCGCCCGTAACGAAAGCGGAAGGAGAAGAGCTTGGCCTGCTTCAGATGGAAGCGCAGTTGGACCGGTTGCCCGGCCAGCCGCCCCACCCGCCCTTTGCCCTTCCAGGTCACGGCATGGCGGACCGAATCTCCCTGGAAGGCGTCGCAGTCTGTTCTCGCGTAGCCCGGTATCGGCCGCCCCGTCTCGGGGTCCAGGATTTCGGCGGAGACTTCGCCCTGAGGTCCGGCCGTGGCGGCATTGATCTCCAACCGGTCTCCCGCGAAGACCAGCGGCTTGGTGGTCACCGATCCCTGTCCCGCGGTCAGCGAGACAAACCCGTCCAGCCGCAGCGTGGCCAGCGACACCGAGCTCTCCTGATTCCCGCCCCGCCGGACGGCCCAGTGGCCCCGTTCGAACCCCACGTAGTAAATCCAGATTTCTTCCAGCTCCTCCCGCACGACCGGCTGCTGGGCCACGAAGATCATGCCGGCGTCGTAGCTCCCCTCGGGACCGTTGGGGATGAAGGTGCGCCGATTCCCCACCCGTTGCCAGACCCTTCCGTCCCGGCTGAAGGCCAACTGGATGTCGATCCGATCCATCCAGGGATTTCGGGCATTTCCCCGCACCGGAGGAATCTCGGGCTCCATCCCGGGACAGACGTGATACGGGGTGAGGAAGCCCACGTAGACCCCTTCGTACTGAAGGATCTCGAAGGTGTAGAACCCGGCGGTGCAGGGGCCGTCCTCCGCGTCGGGCGGCACCAGGATGTACTTCCGGTTCACCTCCACCGGATCCCGCATGTCCTTGGGGGCGTCCCAGTGGATGAAGTCGGGACTGGTGGCGATTCCGGGAGTCCTGACGTTCCCTTTCCGGTTCCTGAAGTGAAACCTGGGATCGTCGGCGAAAAGGGGCGGCTTGAGCCGGATGTGGGCCACATAGCTCTCCCGTTGTTCGTCCCAGAACACCGCCTGGTGGGTGTCGTTGTTGAGGTAGACCGGATTCACTTCCGGGTACGGGTAGTCCTTCCATTGGATTCCGTCGGCCGAGTACGCGGCCCAGACGCCGCTCTCGGGACGCCTCCGGTTGTAGAGCATCTTGTAGCGTTTCGCGGGATCGGTTTCGTGAAGATCCTTGAAGACTCCGGGGGCGCCCAACCGGTGGGCGTTGCCGAACACGAAGTTGTGGCTCCGGGTCGACTCCCCGCGGCAGTAGTCCGACTTGTACTCGAATTGCCCCACCGGCGGCTTCTCCCAGCGCAGACCGTCTTCCGAGACGTAGTAGCCCAGCAGACTGGTGGACCAGGAGTAGTTGACCGCCTGATTCCACATCTTGAAGCGGCGGTCCGCCTCGTCGTAGACCAGGTTGGGAGAGTTGGCGAAGTGCATATCCGCCTCCCAGCACTGGTCCATCTCGATCACCGGGTTCCCGGCATACTTGAGAGGTTGGTTCAAGAGCTTGAAGACGGTGCCGTCCAGCGACTCGATGACGTAGTCGTCGATGAAGAGTTGCTTTCCGGTGCCGATTTCCAGGACCGTGGCGGATAGCGGCGGCATGGACAAGAGCGCCATGATCAGGGCCGGACCGGCGGCGCCCGCGGCCCGGGATGCTCCAAACCGTCGACGGGATTTCATCCTGTGATCCATGGCGCCTCCGTTTGCTGCTCGGACGTAGCGAGGGAATGTCAGAGTTGGTACAAGAATAGCTCAATATGGATTCCGAACCCATGGAAGTTCCTCGGCGGAACGGAAGAGGAACGATGAGGGCGGCGCCGATGGCCGCCTGTCTTGTTTCCGTGGCCCTCGCCGCGGTTGCCGAGCCCTCTCGGAAGACGCAGCCCGACTCCCTGTCCATCGGCTCCCGGCTCGAATTGTTCGTGGACGGCCACCTCATCGAGTCGCTGAAGGGAGCGCGGCTGAAGCTTCACTCTCCCCGTCCGGCGGAGCGGGTGCTCTCCTTCGACCGGGAATGGGAAGGGGGAAACAGCGGCTACGTCACCGTGTTCCGGGACGGCGGCCGTTACCGCATGTACTACCGGGGCGCCAGTTCCAGGGGATACGCGGTCCCCTCCCTTTTGAGGCCGGGTGAAACGTCCGTGCCGGATCACCCCCAGGTGGCCTGCTACGCCGAGAGTCCTGACGGGGTCACCTGGAGCCGGCCGTCGCTCGGCCGGTTCGAGTTCAACGGCTCCACAGACAACAACATCGTCTGGACCGGCTCCGGCGGGCACAACTTCTCCCCCTTCAAGGACACCAATCCCGACGCCCCTCCCGAGCAGCGCTACAAGGCCGTGGGCAGCGGCCGGATGGACGGAAAACCGGTGCTGCTGGGTTACGTCTCCGCGGACGGCATCCGCTGGCGGCGCCTGCGGGAGGAGCCGATTCTCAGCGACGGAAAGTTCGATTCCCTGAACGTCACTTTCTGGGACTCGGTGCGGCACCGCTACGTCGCCTTCTACCGCGACTTCCGCCACGGCGTGCGAACCATCAAGCACGCCACCTCGGCGAATTTCCTGGATTGGACGGCCGGGCAGTGGGGCGAATTCGGAGATACTCCTCCCGAACACCTCTACACCAACGGGACCGTCGCCTATTTCCGCGCCCCGCACCTCTTTCTGGCTTTGCCGAGACGTTTTCTCCCCTGGCGGCAGCTCTACCCGGACGCTCCGGTGCCGGGCGCGTCCGACGGAGTCCTCATGAGCAGCCGCGACGGGGTCCACTGGGACCGCCGCTTCCTGGAGTCGTTCATCCGGCCCGGCCGCGACCCCCGCAACTGGCCCCAGCGGACCAACACGCCGGCGCGGGGCATCGTCCCCACCGCCGACGACGAAATCTCCCTCTACGTCGAGCGCCACCGGTCGGCGCCCACCAACCACCTGCAGCGGCTGGTGCTGCGCACCGACGGATTCGTCTCGGTCCACGCCGGCTGGTCCGGCGGCGAAATGATCACCAAACCGCTGCTCTTCGAGGGGGACAACCTGGTGCTCAACTTCGCCACCTCGGCCGCCGGCAGCATCCGGGTGGAGATACAGGATGTCCGCGGCCACCCCGTTCCCGGGTTCTCACTGGAGGAGTCGCCGCTGATCTGGGGGGACGAGATCGAGCAGGTGGTCCGGTGGGAGCGAAGTCACCGCAAAGCGAATTCGGACAGGCCTCTCCGGCGCCTCGCCGGGAATCCGGTGCGCCTGCGCCTGGTGATGAAGGACGCGGATCTGTACTCCCTGAGATTTCGATAGCAGCCGAAAAACGGCGCTCCGGGCCCAGCCCGCGCCGAAAAGATCAGGTCGATGGACATCAACCTCATTCCTCATCCGCTTCAGGGCACCCCGTACGGAGCAGCCCTCGACCTGACGGTGGTTCTCGCCATCTCCTGCTGGCTCTTGTCGGTCATCACCCGTGAATATTCCTGGGTGGACCGCATCTGGACCGTCAGTCCCCCCATCTTTTGCCTGATGGTGGCCGCCGACCCGGATTTCGGTTCGACGCGGCTCAATGTCATGACGCTCCTGGTGACTGCGTGGGGGGCCCGATTGACCTACAACCTGGCTCGCAAGGGCGGGTATCGGCGCGGCGGTGAAGACTATCGCTGGAAAGTCTTGCGGGAACAGCTTGGTCCGATCAAGTTTCAAATCCTCAATCTCACCTTCGTCGCACCCGGGCAGTTGCTCGTCATCTGGCTGTTCACGTCTCCGGTGCATCAGGCCTGGACCCGGCAGGATCGGCCCCTGAATGTCCTGGATGCCGCCGCGATGGCACTGTTCGTGGCGTTTTGGGTCGTGGAAGCGATCAACGACCAGCAGATGTGGACGTTTCAGCAGGACAAGAAGCGCAGGATCGAGGCGGGTGAACCCGTGACGCAGCCCTTCGTCACCAGCGGCTTGTTCCAGTATTGCCGCCATCCCAGTTTTGTCTGCGAGATGGGCATGTGGACCGTGTTCTACCTGTTCGGGGTCGCGGCAACCGGCCAATGGATCCATTGGTCCGGCCTGGGATTCATTTTCCTGATGTTCATCTTTGGCGGGTCGACAAGATTGACCGAATCCATATCTCTGGATCGATACCCCTCGTACCGCGACTATCAGGCCTCGACGCCTCGGTTCATTCCCTTGACTCGGATCGGCTGCAAGAAACTTGACAACTGACTATGGCAGGTTGCGGCATGCGGTTTTGCTCAAACTCCGGAAACGTCAGGCTCACGGCGAATCGTCTCGCCTCGCGCGCCGCCATCCACATGTCGAGGAGATAGGCGTCGCTACGCCGCATATACGATCTCGGCAGACTGGAGAATGGCCCTGCGGCGAATGTAGTTTGGACTTCGCTCGACGGCGGCTCTCTCGACCAAGTCCGCCTCCCGGTCGAGCGTCGAACTCAACTCGTCCTGCATCTGTGCAACATCCA includes:
- a CDS encoding prolyl oligopeptidase family serine peptidase — protein: MLSSPTPGTARILLVVLVWTLTSEIALGTDLRVLPASARPDGEVRLLRDHLRPLVHAALDRRLQAYEALKTPEQIRDYQERLRAEFIESLGGFPERTPLRPRVVGRLTGDGFRAEKLIYESRPGFHVTAVLYLPEAEPPYPGVLVPCGHSENGKAAELYQRAAILMARNGLAVLCYDPVGQGERKQILEDGAPRSEPAKGRFRPTEEHNLAGVAPILLGRNLATYRIWDGIRSIDYLAGRDDVDESRIGCTGNSGGGLMTAYLMALDPRIAAAASSCFITTTRRKNDDPGPGDAEQNIYAQTAYGMDHADYILMRAPKPALILAATKDFVPIAGAWETYRQAKRLYTRLGVAERVGLVEADEKHGFSLHLRTGACRWMRRWLLDRVDEVNEPDFDVFSDRQLQCTPQGQVLLLEGARSVFQLYRAEEERLRRHRERSWQPKTDQERRTQVRETAGIRPLSEIPPPAVQAYGTVRRTGYRIEKLILQSAGGFPLPALRFVPEHSRGEWTLYLNGRGKQIDAGPGGPIESLARGGHPVLAVDLTGLGETESTAWRYDPKYIGNNSAEYFIAYMLGRSLVGMRAEDILACARYLRVAAEEAKRVNLVAVGRAGIAALHAAAVEPELFGRVGIRDSIDSWRRVVETDVTVDQLENTVHGALRWYDLGDLARLAGKDRVVFDRIRTASGALLESVGERGGPGD
- a CDS encoding Gfo/Idh/MocA family oxidoreductase; this translates as MTDIIRVGIIGAGKIAQARHIPLLLRVPGVEITHAWSRRKETARTAARKFNIPNLVERWVQIIENRGIDAVVIATPPHLHLPATVAALDAGKRVLCQARMARNLHEARQMLEASRKTDLVTSLYAAGFGLKGDRVMRRLLSQGYVGDLREVRVTSLVPALPESGAWLVNPEVVGVNTMMLGILAEVVYRWIDPPVSLIATTGEDLLSVPQSLSIGAELQGGATASFHLSFRVPRGPGSSVEIYGTRGALDYKLLVEKPGGLVEDEELFGMTRGDTGMHPIEMPREERRDRTMDAEFIEAIRRGTPVAPDFAEGIRYMEFCEAVAQSIYEGRRISMPPEPKMDSWGRPL
- a CDS encoding sodium/solute symporter (Members of the Solute:Sodium Symporter (SSS), TC 2.A.21 as described in tcdb.org, catalyze solute:Na+ symport. Known solutes for members of the family include sugars, amino acids, nucleosides, inositols, vitamins, urea or anions, depending on the system.), which encodes MDQASFGTLNALVLVAYLLGVTVLALALAGRQRNTESYFLAGRSMPWLAVALSTVASMLSGLTYLGAPAAAYKDNASLMLAGPAALLATPLMIALYFPIYRRLKVTTIYEYVNARFGNRARYAASALAVLQIQGWMGIALFAPALALSTVTGIDLTRAILLMGLVATAYTCTGGLAAVIWTDVIQFVILTTGAVVVAFSLVDRLPGGLDQFFEIVLTADKLGVTDLRFDLAEATGLAVLLCYFISGFGYGNNQVVMQRLLAARSLREMTRALLLDRVLEILLAALLYMIGLGIFAYFLVYPEHLAPGVAGDRILPYYIVHALPAGFSGLLIAAVFAAAMSTVDSGIHSSATMIQVDFVTPLRKRALTQRQSLMLARALTAGLGLLATAAALLVSEGAGILETMSKVGGLTAAPVTGLFLLGVLTRRGHFPAWLAATVGISLPLSIYVQNFVEMHWIFYTPVALLSCLCGSWLFSLLPRSRSSEDRDLEGLTIWDRRKG
- a CDS encoding CopG family transcriptional regulator; the encoded protein is MVRTQIQFEERQYQQIRSLAHRKRISISEAVRRLVRQSLREGLKEKQSGVEGLLSIAGIASSGVKDLGRRHDDYLAEIYDE
- a CDS encoding DUF1295 domain-containing protein; this encodes MDINLIPHPLQGTPYGAALDLTVVLAISCWLLSVITREYSWVDRIWTVSPPIFCLMVAADPDFGSTRLNVMTLLVTAWGARLTYNLARKGGYRRGGEDYRWKVLREQLGPIKFQILNLTFVAPGQLLVIWLFTSPVHQAWTRQDRPLNVLDAAAMALFVAFWVVEAINDQQMWTFQQDKKRRIEAGEPVTQPFVTSGLFQYCRHPSFVCEMGMWTVFYLFGVAATGQWIHWSGLGFIFLMFIFGGSTRLTESISLDRYPSYRDYQASTPRFIPLTRIGCKKLDN